The following proteins are encoded in a genomic region of Saccharopolyspora antimicrobica:
- a CDS encoding CGNR zinc finger domain-containing protein, producing the protein MRAGFPDFRLGSVLATSFTATLTERCGNAVERIPTPQRLVDWLAVNDLAVDSCTTAQLELARELRESIHAAATAAAIQDALPASALRVINDRSAEGRAAAVLTPEGTRQWRLSPASCVEDALGVIAADAISIIAGERDGKLALCASPTCRAAFFDTSQSRSRKWCDMNTCGNRQKKARFNANQRKNATAARPGVN; encoded by the coding sequence ATGCGTGCTGGGTTCCCCGACTTTCGCCTCGGTAGCGTGCTGGCCACCAGCTTCACGGCGACTCTGACGGAGCGGTGCGGCAACGCCGTGGAGCGCATTCCCACACCGCAGCGACTCGTCGACTGGCTGGCGGTGAACGACCTGGCCGTGGACTCCTGCACCACCGCCCAGCTCGAACTCGCTCGGGAACTGAGGGAGTCGATCCACGCCGCCGCGACAGCGGCCGCGATCCAGGACGCCCTGCCCGCATCTGCACTCCGGGTCATCAATGACCGCAGCGCTGAAGGGCGGGCCGCTGCGGTCCTGACTCCCGAGGGCACGCGGCAGTGGCGGCTCAGCCCGGCTTCCTGCGTGGAAGACGCCCTCGGCGTGATCGCCGCCGATGCGATCAGCATCATCGCGGGCGAACGGGACGGAAAACTGGCCCTGTGCGCATCACCGACCTGCCGAGCCGCCTTCTTCGACACCAGTCAGAGCCGCTCCCGCAAGTGGTGCGACATGAACACGTGCGGGAACCGACAGAAGAAGGCGCGCTTCAACGCCAACCAGCGCAAGAACGCGACCGCCGCACGGCCGGGCGTCAACTGA
- a CDS encoding epoxide hydrolase family protein translates to MPRPTDDVQAFESRATDADLDDLRARLAAARLPEAETVCGAAPGPGRWAQGVPLADLVDVVNYWRTGYEWRSFEERLNRIGQFRTTIDDLGIHFLHRRSARADATPLVLTHGWPGSIAEFIDVVDELADPEDADAPAFHVVVPSLPGFGYSDKPATTGWGTEKIAAAWVELMGRLGYDRFAAHGGDWGGNITTVLGGRFPAHVLGIHTTFAEGPPGLTTDGLTPVEREWAEQTRHFWRHRAAYAKQQATRPQTIGYSLVDSPVGLLAWILDKFAEWSDTEDSPFETISTDRVLDDVTLYWLTRTGASAARIYYESHNSLDPELRVDIPSAITMYPRDIEKCPRPWAQERYRQIVRWRSPERGGHFPSLEVPEHFVKDLREGLAAVLAAGR, encoded by the coding sequence ATGCCCCGCCCGACCGACGACGTGCAAGCATTCGAATCCCGCGCGACCGACGCCGACCTCGACGATCTGCGCGCGCGTCTAGCCGCGGCGCGGCTGCCGGAGGCCGAGACGGTCTGCGGTGCTGCGCCCGGCCCTGGCCGGTGGGCACAGGGCGTTCCTCTCGCCGACCTCGTCGATGTCGTGAACTACTGGCGCACCGGGTACGAGTGGCGGTCGTTCGAAGAGCGCCTCAACCGGATCGGCCAGTTCCGCACGACCATCGACGATCTGGGAATCCACTTCCTGCACCGCCGCTCCGCGCGCGCAGATGCCACTCCGCTGGTCTTGACGCACGGCTGGCCGGGCAGCATTGCCGAGTTCATCGATGTGGTCGACGAACTGGCAGATCCGGAAGATGCAGACGCACCGGCGTTCCACGTCGTGGTTCCGTCGCTACCCGGCTTCGGCTACAGCGACAAGCCGGCCACCACCGGGTGGGGAACCGAAAAGATCGCGGCCGCGTGGGTGGAACTGATGGGACGCCTCGGCTACGACAGGTTCGCGGCCCACGGCGGCGACTGGGGAGGAAATATCACCACGGTCCTCGGCGGCAGGTTCCCGGCGCACGTGCTCGGCATCCACACGACGTTCGCGGAGGGGCCGCCCGGGCTGACAACGGACGGGCTGACGCCGGTCGAGCGCGAATGGGCCGAGCAGACCCGCCATTTCTGGCGCCACCGCGCGGCGTACGCGAAGCAGCAGGCGACCCGGCCGCAGACCATCGGTTACTCGCTCGTCGACTCGCCGGTCGGGCTCCTCGCCTGGATCCTCGACAAGTTCGCCGAGTGGTCGGACACCGAGGACAGCCCGTTCGAGACGATTTCCACGGACAGGGTTCTCGACGACGTCACCCTGTACTGGCTGACGCGGACCGGTGCATCGGCGGCCCGGATCTACTACGAGAGCCACAACTCGCTGGACCCCGAACTCCGGGTCGACATCCCGTCGGCGATCACCATGTACCCCCGCGACATCGAGAAGTGCCCGCGCCCCTGGGCCCAGGAGCGGTACCGGCAGATCGTCCGGTGGAGGTCGCCCGAGCGCGGTGGGCACTTCCCGTCGCTGGAGGTTCCCGAGCATTTCGTCAAGGACCTGCGAGAAGGTCTCGCGGCAGTGCTGGCCGCTGGCCGGTGA
- a CDS encoding glycosyltransferase family 9 protein codes for MGESLLVNFVYCHPVGHAVEALQYALGYRRADPDRRIGVVLNSATAVQLADWCDAVDEVYTVDIDVFEPGDAGMLAHVPAEWDWVVDDPRGHQSWQHQFFPGLQRYYELSAQHFRTTRGHTQVGAPRPSYQRRNQLELALPQESRDWAAQLLPEHDGPTIAVLPGGSAERWRYPSLASWQRVLDAFAQRWPQVRFCLTGKHAEDGRTSTGFTRAEFEALAEVAPQVVWAVDVPLERQLAALQRCEMLLSPHTGFAFAAMAAGTPWLTLAGNDWAEYYFNPGVPFHSVLPDLQRFPCYLMLGNTPDPVDDDGPRAPSMSAERIGADLPELLDGAARLLAGLDFETAMREHAARVHALFGGRRELLYSVDGLLADYLPAEEPA; via the coding sequence GTGGGTGAATCGCTACTGGTCAACTTCGTCTACTGCCACCCGGTGGGGCACGCCGTGGAGGCGCTGCAGTACGCCCTGGGGTACCGGCGGGCCGATCCGGACCGGCGCATCGGCGTGGTGCTCAACTCCGCGACCGCGGTGCAGCTGGCCGACTGGTGCGACGCCGTCGACGAGGTGTACACAGTGGACATCGACGTGTTCGAGCCCGGCGACGCCGGGATGCTGGCGCACGTCCCGGCCGAGTGGGACTGGGTGGTCGACGACCCGCGCGGCCACCAGAGCTGGCAGCACCAGTTCTTCCCCGGCCTGCAGCGCTACTACGAGCTCTCCGCGCAGCACTTCCGCACCACGCGCGGGCACACGCAGGTCGGTGCGCCCCGGCCGTCCTACCAGCGCCGCAACCAGCTGGAGCTGGCACTGCCGCAGGAGTCCCGCGACTGGGCCGCGCAGCTGCTGCCCGAGCACGACGGCCCGACGATCGCGGTGCTGCCCGGTGGCAGCGCCGAACGCTGGCGCTACCCGTCGCTGGCGTCGTGGCAGCGCGTCCTGGATGCCTTCGCGCAGCGCTGGCCGCAGGTCCGGTTCTGCCTGACCGGCAAGCACGCCGAGGACGGCCGCACCAGCACCGGGTTCACCCGCGCCGAGTTCGAGGCCCTGGCCGAGGTGGCGCCGCAGGTGGTGTGGGCGGTCGACGTGCCGCTGGAGCGGCAGCTGGCGGCGTTGCAGCGCTGCGAGATGCTGCTCTCGCCGCACACCGGGTTCGCCTTCGCCGCGATGGCCGCGGGCACCCCGTGGCTGACCCTGGCGGGAAACGACTGGGCCGAGTACTACTTCAACCCCGGTGTGCCGTTCCACTCGGTGCTGCCCGATCTGCAGCGCTTCCCCTGCTACCTGATGCTGGGCAACACGCCCGATCCCGTCGACGACGACGGTCCCCGCGCCCCGAGCATGTCGGCCGAGCGAATCGGAGCCGACCTGCCCGAGCTCCTCGACGGCGCGGCCAGACTGCTGGCGGGCCTGGATTTCGAGACCGCGATGCGCGAGCACGCTGCTCGCGTGCACGCGCTCTTCGGCGGCCGCCGTGAGCTGCTGTACTCGGTGGACGGTCTGCTGGCCGACTACCTGCCCGCCGAAGAACCGGCGTGA
- a CDS encoding MFS transporter yields MIPEEKRRSRAGAREWAGLAVLALPLLVLAMDVSVLYLAAPHLSADLRPSSTQALWIMDAYGFLIAGFLVTMGTLGDRIGRRRLLLIGSAAFAAASVLAAFAPTAELLIAARALLGITGATLMPSTLALIRTMFTDPAQRSVAIAVWMTTFTAGVAAGPLIGGVLLEAFWWGSVFLLAVPVMVLVLLLGPWLLPEHRPESAGRLDPLSVLLSLLTIVPLVYGFKELAHRGPGLVPLLALAAGAVAGVVFVRRQRRMSDPLVDVSLFGNRTFSVALVLLLMGLLVVNGVFYLVPQFLQGVAGLSPLRTGMWLTAVAITAAGASLVAPVVARWWGPARAIAAGAVLSVAGFVLFIALDGSSVPAVVIATALVTAGLSPMGVLTTDLVVGSAPPERAGAAAALSETSGELGVGLGVAVMGTLVTAIYQAQMANAPGQAGETLADVVALEGTHSTGLLDAAREAFTSGINVVGGIGAVVLTGLAVVAVVLLRPAEA; encoded by the coding sequence ATGATTCCCGAAGAGAAGCGACGGAGTCGCGCCGGAGCGCGGGAGTGGGCCGGACTGGCCGTGCTCGCACTTCCGCTGCTGGTGCTGGCCATGGATGTCAGCGTCCTCTACCTCGCCGCGCCGCACCTGAGCGCGGACCTGCGGCCGAGCAGCACCCAGGCGCTGTGGATCATGGATGCCTACGGGTTCCTCATCGCCGGGTTCCTGGTCACGATGGGCACGCTGGGCGACCGGATCGGCCGCCGCAGGCTGCTGCTGATCGGTTCGGCCGCGTTCGCCGCGGCCTCGGTGCTGGCCGCGTTCGCTCCCACCGCGGAGCTGCTCATCGCCGCTCGCGCGCTGCTGGGGATCACCGGGGCGACGCTGATGCCCTCCACCCTGGCGCTGATCCGCACCATGTTCACCGATCCCGCCCAGCGGTCGGTGGCGATCGCGGTGTGGATGACGACGTTCACCGCCGGGGTGGCGGCCGGCCCGCTGATCGGCGGAGTCCTGCTGGAGGCGTTCTGGTGGGGCTCGGTGTTCCTGCTCGCCGTGCCGGTCATGGTGCTGGTGCTGCTGCTCGGGCCGTGGCTGCTGCCCGAACACCGTCCGGAGAGCGCCGGCCGGCTGGATCCGCTCAGCGTGCTGCTGTCGTTGCTGACGATCGTGCCGCTGGTCTACGGGTTCAAGGAGCTCGCGCACCGCGGTCCCGGCCTCGTGCCGCTGTTGGCGCTGGCGGCCGGTGCGGTCGCCGGGGTCGTCTTCGTGCGGCGGCAGCGGCGCATGAGCGATCCGCTGGTGGACGTGAGCCTGTTCGGCAACCGCACCTTCAGCGTGGCGCTGGTGCTGCTGCTGATGGGGCTGCTGGTGGTCAACGGCGTGTTCTACCTGGTGCCGCAGTTCCTGCAGGGTGTCGCCGGGCTCTCGCCGCTGCGGACCGGGATGTGGCTGACCGCGGTGGCCATCACCGCGGCGGGCGCCTCGCTGGTGGCGCCCGTGGTGGCGCGGTGGTGGGGACCGGCGCGGGCGATCGCGGCAGGTGCGGTGCTCTCGGTGGCCGGATTCGTGCTGTTCATCGCCCTCGACGGCAGCAGTGTGCCCGCGGTGGTGATCGCCACGGCCCTGGTGACCGCCGGGTTGAGCCCGATGGGTGTGCTGACCACCGATCTGGTCGTGGGCAGCGCGCCACCGGAGCGCGCCGGAGCGGCCGCGGCGCTGTCGGAGACCAGCGGGGAGCTCGGTGTCGGGCTCGGCGTGGCGGTGATGGGCACGCTCGTCACGGCCATCTACCAGGCGCAGATGGCGAACGCGCCGGGCCAGGCCGGGGAAACTCTCGCCGATGTCGTCGCGCTGGAAGGAACGCACTCCACCGGCCTGCTCGACGCCGCTCGCGAGGCCTTCACCAGCGGGATCAACGTCGTGGGCGGCATCGGCGCGGTGGTGCTGACCGGACTGGCCGTCGTCGCGGTCGTGCTGCTGCGCCCGGCCGAGGCCTGA
- a CDS encoding UvrD-helicase domain-containing protein: MRFYADLHIHSKYSRACSKDCDIEHLTWWARRKGITLVGTGDVTHPAWFAHLREVLEPAEPGLFRLRAELDREMTRGMPANCEGPVRFMLSVEISTIYKYGERTRKVHHLCYLPDFAAAEEFNRRLGRIGNLGSDGRPILGLDSRDLLEITLESGDGAYLVPAHIWTPWFAVLGSKAGFDAIEDCYRDLAGHIFALETGLSSDPEMNWRISALDKYTLVSHSDAHSPPMLGREATVFDTDLDYFAVKRALETGDGFAGTVEFFPEEGKYHLDGHRKCQVRLEPGQTRAHGGDCPGCGKPLTVGVLHRVEALADRPAGIRPAGAAEFRNLIPLPEIVGEVLGVGPKSKKVFGRISDLTAAHGPELGILQDVPLDELRRTDAAVAEAVERLRGGQVLRDPGYDGEYGTIRLFQPAELARLRHGDAPALFDDALFTPAPEPLAAPVAAPVATTAEARRPALPATSGEGVLAGLDPDQRAAAAIPGGPLLIVAGPGTGKTRTVTHRLAHLVLERDVDPAECLAITFTRRAAEEMTERLGHLIGEPARHLTVATFHSFGLQVLREQHEHLGLPAEFGLADAARRHQILTTLTGDERSARQASPQLSLARRTGAPDPLLADYLAALREAGLVDFDDLVALTVELLTDRPDIAEHYQRRYRWITVDEYQDVDELQYRLLRLLAPAGANLTAIGDPDQAIYSFRGADVGFFLRFEQDYAGAPVLALTRNYRSGAHILDGALRAIAPSTLVADRALHAAAPREAHRITGHRACDERAEAAFVARTVDQLIGGASFHSLDSGRVTGDGPGGIGFNDIAVLYRTDAQSRAVLEELTRCGLPVQKRSHDRLSARPGVELLVRELLHVADRTGPVTDQLRAAAKTVAGTVPDDQRPDIHTAAELLSPLAQRCGQDVQLFCREVLLGAEVDTLDPRAEAISLLTLHAAKGLEFPVVFLIGCENGLLPLRWPGTEPTEADIAEERRLFFVGMTRAQDHLYLTHAARRTIRGSTQDRSRSPFLDGLGELVTEAETPARRQRPAQLSLL; the protein is encoded by the coding sequence GTGCGCTTCTACGCCGACCTGCACATCCACTCGAAGTACTCCCGCGCCTGCAGCAAGGACTGCGACATCGAGCACCTGACCTGGTGGGCGCGCCGCAAGGGCATCACCCTGGTCGGCACCGGCGACGTCACCCACCCCGCCTGGTTCGCCCACCTGCGCGAAGTCCTCGAACCCGCCGAACCGGGCCTGTTCCGGCTGCGCGCGGAGCTGGACCGGGAGATGACGCGCGGCATGCCCGCCAACTGCGAGGGCCCGGTGCGGTTCATGCTCTCGGTGGAGATATCCACGATCTACAAGTACGGCGAGCGCACACGCAAGGTCCACCACCTGTGCTACCTGCCCGACTTCGCCGCCGCCGAGGAGTTCAACCGGCGTCTGGGCCGCATCGGCAACCTCGGTTCCGATGGCCGCCCGATCCTGGGCCTGGATTCCCGCGACCTGCTGGAGATCACCCTGGAATCCGGCGACGGCGCCTACCTGGTGCCCGCCCACATCTGGACCCCGTGGTTCGCGGTGCTGGGCTCCAAGGCCGGGTTCGACGCCATCGAGGACTGCTACCGCGACCTGGCCGGGCACATCTTCGCCCTGGAGACCGGGCTCTCCTCGGACCCGGAGATGAACTGGCGCATCTCCGCCCTGGACAAGTACACGCTGGTCAGCCATTCCGACGCGCACTCCCCGCCGATGCTGGGCCGGGAGGCCACCGTCTTCGACACCGACCTGGACTACTTCGCGGTCAAACGCGCGCTGGAGACCGGTGACGGTTTCGCGGGCACCGTCGAGTTCTTCCCGGAGGAGGGCAAGTACCACCTCGACGGGCACCGCAAGTGCCAGGTGCGGCTGGAACCGGGCCAGACCCGCGCGCACGGCGGGGACTGCCCGGGCTGCGGCAAGCCGCTCACCGTCGGCGTGCTGCACCGAGTCGAGGCCCTGGCCGACCGCCCCGCGGGCATCCGGCCCGCGGGCGCGGCGGAGTTCCGCAATCTCATCCCGCTGCCGGAGATCGTCGGCGAAGTCCTGGGCGTGGGCCCGAAGAGCAAGAAGGTCTTCGGGCGCATCAGCGACCTCACCGCCGCGCACGGCCCGGAACTGGGAATTCTGCAGGACGTGCCGCTCGACGAACTGCGCCGCACCGACGCAGCGGTGGCCGAAGCCGTCGAGCGGCTGCGCGGCGGGCAGGTGCTGCGCGACCCCGGCTACGACGGCGAGTACGGCACGATCCGGCTCTTCCAGCCCGCCGAGCTCGCCCGCCTGCGCCACGGCGACGCGCCGGCGTTATTCGACGACGCCCTGTTCACCCCGGCACCCGAACCTCTCGCCGCGCCCGTCGCCGCACCGGTCGCGACCACTGCTGAAGCACGGCGACCGGCCCTTCCGGCCACCAGCGGCGAAGGGGTGCTCGCCGGTCTGGACCCCGACCAGCGCGCCGCCGCGGCGATCCCTGGCGGGCCGCTGCTGATCGTGGCCGGCCCCGGCACCGGCAAGACCCGTACCGTCACCCACCGGCTGGCGCACCTGGTGCTGGAGCGCGACGTCGACCCGGCCGAATGCCTGGCCATCACCTTCACCCGCCGCGCCGCCGAGGAGATGACCGAACGCCTCGGACACCTCATCGGCGAACCCGCCCGGCACCTGACCGTGGCCACCTTCCACTCCTTCGGTCTGCAAGTGCTGCGCGAACAACACGAGCACCTCGGACTGCCCGCCGAGTTCGGCCTGGCCGACGCCGCCCGCCGCCACCAGATCCTCACCACCCTCACCGGCGACGAGCGCAGTGCTCGGCAGGCTTCCCCGCAGCTGTCTCTCGCGCGCCGCACCGGCGCTCCCGACCCGCTGCTGGCCGACTACCTCGCCGCACTGCGCGAGGCCGGCCTGGTCGACTTCGACGACCTGGTCGCGCTGACCGTCGAGCTGCTCACCGACCGCCCTGACATCGCCGAGCACTACCAGCGGCGCTACCGGTGGATCACCGTCGACGAGTACCAGGACGTCGACGAACTGCAGTACCGGCTGCTGCGGCTGCTCGCCCCGGCCGGGGCGAACCTGACCGCCATCGGCGACCCCGACCAGGCGATCTACTCCTTCCGCGGCGCCGACGTCGGCTTCTTCCTGCGCTTCGAGCAGGACTACGCCGGAGCTCCGGTGCTGGCCCTGACCCGCAACTACCGCAGCGGCGCGCACATCCTGGACGGCGCGCTGCGCGCCATCGCACCGTCCACACTGGTCGCCGACCGCGCGCTGCACGCCGCCGCACCGCGCGAAGCCCACCGCATCACCGGGCACCGCGCCTGCGATGAACGCGCTGAGGCGGCATTCGTGGCGCGCACCGTCGACCAGCTCATCGGCGGCGCGTCCTTCCACTCCCTGGACAGCGGTCGCGTCACCGGCGACGGGCCAGGCGGGATCGGGTTCAACGACATCGCCGTGCTCTACCGCACCGACGCGCAGTCCCGCGCAGTCCTGGAGGAGCTGACCCGCTGCGGGCTGCCGGTGCAGAAACGCTCCCACGACCGCCTGTCAGCCCGACCCGGTGTCGAGTTGCTGGTGCGCGAGCTCCTGCACGTCGCCGACCGCACGGGCCCGGTCACCGACCAGCTGCGCGCGGCCGCGAAAACCGTCGCCGGTACCGTGCCCGACGACCAGCGCCCCGACATCCACACCGCCGCGGAGCTGTTGAGCCCGCTGGCGCAGCGCTGCGGCCAGGACGTGCAGCTGTTCTGCCGGGAAGTGCTGCTGGGCGCCGAGGTCGACACCCTGGACCCGCGCGCCGAGGCGATCTCCCTGCTGACCCTGCACGCCGCCAAGGGCCTGGAGTTCCCGGTAGTGTTCCTCATCGGCTGCGAGAACGGCCTGCTGCCGCTGCGCTGGCCCGGCACCGAACCCACCGAAGCCGACATCGCCGAGGAACGCCGCCTGTTCTTCGTCGGCATGACCCGCGCCCAGGACCACCTCTACCTCACCCACGCGGCCCGCCGCACCATCCGCGGCAGCACCCAGGACCGCTCCCGCTCGCCGTTCCTGGACGGCCTCGGCGAGTTGGTGACCGAAGCCGAAACCCCCGCCCGCCGCCAACGACCGGCCCAGCTGTCCCTGCTGTGA
- a CDS encoding AAA family ATPase — protein MAERFVVITGGPGAGKTTVVERLAAAGYAHAPEAGRAVITDQLAVGGRGLPWQDPELFAELMLAWDLRSYRQAERAAGPVLFDRGLPDLIGYLRLTGLPVPAHVQEAARRFRYRTRVLIAPPWQQIYCQDDQRRQSFAEAESTYHHVAAAYTDCGYELVHLPRSTVEQRVQFVRAELAG, from the coding sequence GTGGCAGAACGTTTCGTGGTCATCACGGGAGGCCCGGGAGCGGGCAAGACGACGGTGGTGGAGCGGCTGGCGGCCGCCGGGTACGCCCACGCGCCGGAGGCGGGGCGCGCGGTGATCACCGATCAGCTGGCCGTCGGCGGTCGCGGGCTGCCGTGGCAGGACCCGGAGCTGTTCGCCGAGCTGATGCTGGCCTGGGACCTGCGCTCCTACCGCCAGGCCGAGCGCGCCGCCGGGCCGGTGCTCTTCGACCGCGGCCTGCCCGATCTCATCGGTTACCTGCGCCTGACCGGCCTGCCCGTTCCGGCGCACGTGCAGGAAGCGGCCCGCCGCTTCCGCTACCGCACCCGAGTCCTCATCGCCCCGCCGTGGCAGCAGATCTACTGCCAGGACGACCAGCGCCGCCAGTCCTTCGCCGAAGCCGAGAGCACCTACCACCACGTGGCCGCCGCCTACACCGACTGCGGTTACGAACTCGTCCACCTCCCGCGCTCCACTGTGGAACAGCGGGTGCAGTTCGTCCGCGCTGAGCTGGCGGGCTGA
- a CDS encoding SDR family oxidoreductase, giving the protein MRALTIITGGSRGIGAATALWLARAGHDLVLCYRGNRDGAEEVAEQATAHGGRCVPVQADVSRESDVERLFDAAAELGTVTGLVNNAGLTAHIADLADTPVEAIRRVIDVNYLGTVLCSRRAAQVMSTRRGGSGGAIVNVSSSGATLGSPHEYVHYAGAKAAVDAFTVGLAKELAQDGVRVNAVAPGLVRTDIHAGAGAPERIDTAVSRVPVGRAGEPEEIAPAIGWLLSPEATYTSGAVLRVAGGL; this is encoded by the coding sequence ATGCGAGCTCTGACGATCATCACCGGTGGTAGCCGGGGCATCGGCGCGGCCACCGCGCTGTGGCTGGCCCGGGCCGGGCACGACCTCGTGCTCTGCTACCGCGGCAACCGCGACGGCGCCGAGGAGGTCGCCGAGCAGGCCACCGCGCACGGCGGACGTTGCGTCCCGGTGCAGGCCGATGTCAGCCGCGAGTCCGATGTGGAGCGGCTCTTCGACGCGGCCGCCGAGCTGGGGACGGTCACCGGGCTGGTCAACAACGCCGGGCTGACCGCGCACATCGCCGATCTCGCCGACACCCCGGTCGAGGCGATCCGGCGGGTCATCGACGTCAACTACCTCGGCACCGTGCTGTGCTCGAGGCGCGCCGCGCAGGTGATGTCGACCCGGCGCGGTGGTTCGGGCGGGGCGATCGTCAACGTCTCCTCCAGCGGCGCGACCCTGGGCTCCCCGCACGAGTACGTCCACTACGCGGGCGCCAAGGCCGCGGTGGACGCCTTCACCGTCGGACTGGCCAAGGAGCTCGCCCAGGACGGGGTGCGGGTCAACGCGGTGGCACCCGGCCTCGTGCGCACCGACATCCACGCCGGTGCCGGGGCTCCCGAGCGCATCGACACCGCCGTGTCGCGCGTGCCGGTGGGGCGAGCCGGGGAACCCGAGGAGATCGCGCCGGCCATCGGGTGGCTGCTGAGCCCGGAGGCGACCTACACCAGCGGGGCCGTGCTGCGCGTCGCCGGCGGGCTGTGA
- a CDS encoding GNAT family N-acetyltransferase, whose product MVNRDTRALDDPVRSSLRGHHAHLARRFGAALTFPPAVATFSAIAADPGPQEWTDLARLLGSGEFADMFSSPAIPPPDWEPVFELEGRQMIYTGRRPDHDDDVIELGPDSVPEMLALAERAKPGPFWTRTRELGTYLGIREHGELVAMAGERLRPAGWTEISAVCTAPEARGRGHAARLVRALIARITARGDRPFLHVAEDNTGAMALYEGLGFDTRKKVTFRGFRTP is encoded by the coding sequence ATGGTCAACCGCGACACCAGGGCACTCGACGACCCGGTGCGCAGCTCGCTGCGCGGTCACCACGCGCACCTCGCCCGCCGGTTCGGCGCCGCTCTCACCTTCCCGCCCGCGGTGGCGACCTTCTCCGCGATCGCCGCCGATCCGGGACCGCAGGAATGGACCGACCTCGCCCGGTTGCTCGGCAGCGGCGAGTTCGCCGACATGTTCAGCAGCCCGGCCATCCCACCACCTGACTGGGAGCCGGTTTTCGAGCTCGAAGGCCGCCAGATGATCTACACCGGCCGCCGGCCCGACCACGACGACGACGTGATCGAACTGGGCCCGGACAGCGTGCCGGAGATGCTCGCCCTCGCCGAGCGGGCGAAACCGGGTCCCTTCTGGACGCGGACCCGCGAACTCGGCACCTACCTCGGCATCCGCGAGCACGGCGAGCTGGTGGCGATGGCGGGCGAACGGTTGCGGCCGGCGGGCTGGACCGAGATCAGCGCGGTGTGCACGGCACCGGAGGCGCGCGGGCGAGGACACGCCGCCCGTCTGGTCCGCGCCCTCATCGCGCGCATCACCGCCCGCGGTGACCGTCCCTTCCTGCACGTGGCCGAGGACAACACCGGCGCGATGGCCCTCTACGAGGGGCTCGGCTTCGACACCCGCAAAAAGGTGACCTTCCGCGGCTTCCGCACGCCGTGA